AATTTTTATGGTGACCTTTACAGTGGCGCTAGCACCGTATGTGGAGGCTGAAAAGAGGTAAAAAACGAGGCAGAGCATTAATGTCTTAAGCATTGCAACTCCAAGTGTCGTTTTAGCATGCTAAGCTTAAACCGCACCAAGCCTGATGTTTCACTGACTTTATCTGGGGGCTTTAAGACAGATGTTACTAAGGCGCATGAATTAAAGGTTGAGTTCGAGCAACTCACATCGGAAGCCGTGAGTTCGACGGGGTAATTCCTTGTTTTTACATAAATTCCGCTTTTTATATTCATAGTTGTATCTTGCATACAACTTTAGATTATCTAATCCGATACCTTAATTCAAGTAATCCGACACGGGTCACATAGTGGAAATTGTAAAAAAATGTGACACACAATCTTAAGATGCTGATATTTATAACAATATTATTAATGTTAACGTTTTATGACACTGTTGTTTATCCTGTTTTCACACTTTAGACGGGGTTTGGCGCGCTCCTTGTCATAAGTTTTTTCAATCAGTCGTTTGTTTGCAATGCGCTACCAGCTACTTCTTTGTCGCTATTAGCTGGTTTCTTAATGACTATTAAGTAAACAGTGCCGTGTTTTATGTCAGTGAAGGCTACACGCTATAAGTCCACAGTGGAAAGGCTTTTAAGGTTAGATCTAGGTCGGACCAAGCTGCTTCGCCGAGGCCCTTTCATGGCAAGATCACTTTATCATCACCATTAATAATAGACAGTTTAAGAAAAAGCCCAGCGAATGCTGGGCTTTTTCTGAGCTTAACTTGTTAAGTTAACTAAGTTAGCGTTAGCTGTAACATTTACGCGAAGTTTTTCGCTGCAAAGTCCCAGTTAACAAGCTCCCAGAAGTTTTTCAAGTATTCTGGACGAGCGTTGCGGTAATCCACATAGTAAGCATGCTCCCAAACGTCAACCGTTAGCAATGGTGTCACACCCGCGTCAGTGATTGGCGTATCAGCGTTGCTTGTATTAACGATTTCAAGTGAACCTGCAGAGTTTTTAACTAACCATGTCCAACCTGAACCGAAGTTACCCGCTGCGCTTGCTGTGAACTTCTCTTTAAAGTCTGCGAATGAACCGAACGCTGAGTTAATTGCGTCAGCTAGAGAACCTGAAGGCTCTCCACCGCCGTTAGGGCTTAGGCTGTTCCAGTAGAAAGTGTGGTTCCAAACTTGTGCAGCATTGTTGAACACACCACCTTCAGAAGTACGGATGATGTCTTCTAGCGACTTACCTGCGAAATCAGTACCTTCAATCATCTTGTTCAAGTTAGTCACGTAAGCATTGTGGTGCTTGCCGTAGTGGTAATTGATGGTTTCTTCCGAGATATGTGGTGCTAGTGCATCACGACCATAAGGTAATTCTGGTAGTTCAATTGCCATGTTAATCTCCTGATTAATTCACGCTATAAATATAAAGTCCCCATTCTAACACGATCATTTTACCGACCCAATAGAATATAAATATAAGGATATTAATGGTTTATATAGTCGTAACACGTCGCTCACCAAGGGCATTCTTTTCAATTCCCTCGAAGGCGGGAATCTATAATACTGTCCAATCAAGAAATTCTCGCCTTCGCCGGAATGAAATGCTTTATTTCACACCTGTTTTGACATTTATCCTCATTCGCTTATTATCAGGTGAACCAATAAATTCTATAAGCTAATCTATGAATACTCTTGTTTTGCTCTGCGCCTTTATTATGGGCTTTTCCATCATGACCGTAGAGTTGCTCGGCGGTAAAATTCTTTCGCCTTACTTCGGCGGTAGCGTCTATGTCTGGGGAAGCATTATTACGGTTTTCATGCTCGCGCTCTCTATTGGCTACCTTGTAGGCGGCAAACTGTCTTTAAAAGAACCCAATACGCGAAAGTACGGCGTTATCTTTATAGTTGCCGCGCTAACCAACCTGCCGCTAGTCTTGTGGCACGCAGAGCTTTCGGACTGGGTGTTTATGCAGATTGAAGACCCCCGCTACGGTTCTTTAGTCAGCTCAATTATCTTATTCCTGATACCGACGACGATCATGGGAATGGTCGCCCCCTACTCTGTGCGATTACTCGTCGCCAATGCTGAAAGTAGCGGTCAAACCGCCGGGTTTCTATACTTTGTGTCGACCCTTGGCAGCGCTTTAGGAACCATTATGACGTCCTTCTACCTGGTGCTTTGGTTTGAGATTGATTCAATTCTGTATGGCGTGACCATCGTCTTAGCAATTGTCGGTATCGTTGCTATGCTATTCCCGAAACCTCTACCAAAAGCCGAGAAAGCGGAGCTTATTAATGAATAAATACTTATGGGGCCTGTTGTCAGCAGCTTTCTTCCTATTACTTCTGACGCCCACTTCAAGCAGCGCTAAAATTGTTGAAGAAGAGCGCTCACTGTACCAGAACGTTTATATCGTGAAAGAAGTTGGCATGACCTGCATGCGCTTCCGTAAAAAAAGCCATAACGACCTCAGTCAGTCATGTATTTTCGACAAACACCCGAAAGAGCTGGTGTTTGATTATTACAAGCTCGCCATGGGCGCGACTTTCTTCTTAGACAATCCCGAAGACATGCTGATTATTGGCCTAGGCGGCGGTGTCCTCGTGAATCACTACAAAGAAATCTACCCACAAGCGAACATTACTTCCGTTGAAATTGACGGTGTTGTTGCTGAGATGGCCAAAAAGTACTTTGGCTATACTGATGATGGCGAGCAGTACGATACCCACGTTCGTGATGGGCGCGTTTTTGTTAAGCGTGCATTGCGCAAAGACAGGCGCTATGACTTTATC
The DNA window shown above is from Kangiella marina and carries:
- the sodB gene encoding superoxide dismutase [Fe], whose translation is MAIELPELPYGRDALAPHISEETINYHYGKHHNAYVTNLNKMIEGTDFAGKSLEDIIRTSEGGVFNNAAQVWNHTFYWNSLSPNGGGEPSGSLADAINSAFGSFADFKEKFTASAAGNFGSGWTWLVKNSAGSLEIVNTSNADTPITDAGVTPLLTVDVWEHAYYVDYRNARPEYLKNFWELVNWDFAAKNFA
- a CDS encoding fused MFS/spermidine synthase encodes the protein MNTLVLLCAFIMGFSIMTVELLGGKILSPYFGGSVYVWGSIITVFMLALSIGYLVGGKLSLKEPNTRKYGVIFIVAALTNLPLVLWHAELSDWVFMQIEDPRYGSLVSSIILFLIPTTIMGMVAPYSVRLLVANAESSGQTAGFLYFVSTLGSALGTIMTSFYLVLWFEIDSILYGVTIVLAIVGIVAMLFPKPLPKAEKAELINE
- a CDS encoding fused MFS/spermidine synthase, whose product is MNKYLWGLLSAAFFLLLLTPTSSSAKIVEEERSLYQNVYIVKEVGMTCMRFRKKSHNDLSQSCIFDKHPKELVFDYYKLAMGATFFLDNPEDMLIIGLGGGVLVNHYKEIYPQANITSVEIDGVVAEMAKKYFGYTDDGEQYDTHVRDGRVFVKRALRKDRRYDFILLDAFNSDYIPEHMMTQEYLEEVKALLKPGGIIMANTFSSSALFHHESATYHKVFGDLYQIHFEDEKTNRVIVVSNQSLPEKETLLQKANDYKPLLSQYGVDTLRVFDAISDEINWDTEAKILTDQYSPANLLK